In Phoenix dactylifera cultivar Barhee BC4 chromosome 1, palm_55x_up_171113_PBpolish2nd_filt_p, whole genome shotgun sequence, the genomic stretch AACAAAGGGGATAGTGACACCATAAGACCATTTGATCTGATTGATTTTTCCCTCCTGCACCATATATAGTGTTCTTTTGGTAGTTGGCATTTAAGAATGGCAGATGAAAAGGAGAAATGCAGCTGAAATAATGGAGGGTCAATAAATGGCCCTTCGACAATATCTAAAAGAATcggggatttttttttaactttcctCCCTCTATTTTGCTATCTGATGGATCAAGTGGAGATTGGCCTTTTTATCAAATTTTCTCATACCGGCATAAGTTAAATTGGGATGATATGATCTCCAAGATCTTGTGGTCTGATTTAATTAATATTCATGGCAATATATGGAAAGATTTCTATATGTTGTGCAAGTGCTCATGTTCAGATATTACTCGTCTACGCTTGCAGTAATTCAGGTTGTAACGTATACCCATATATGTACATGCATACTATATAGTATCTAGTATGTTTGagttcacctttttttttttcttctggctTAATAAATATGTACGTTTTGTCGGAGAACATATTATCCACCATTACAACTTGTAAATTTGTATGGCCTTATGTGCAATGTTAGGTTGAAAGACTTTAGAAGAAAGGATATGTTTAGCTTTTTAGATACTTCAGGGTACAAGGAAAGCCTGATGGCAATAAAGGTGGCATGCCCACTTTTAGCCTTAGCCAACTTTTCTTCACTTTGAAACATATGTGGGTCCCATCAAGGAAAAAAGCCATGagaaatcctgataaagttttaCCAATTCTAATCTTGCAttaaagtttcaattaatgttttGATTCATCAGTGCAGGATGTGGTCTTGCATAAGTGCTAAGATCAACATCCCTACACAATTCGTAGAATAAACTTTTCCTTTGGCCCTTTCAAGTGGAGAGGATTTCCATTGTTGGCAAGTTTTAAGGAATCCTAAGCCACTAGAGCTTTGGGGAAGGAGTGTGCCTTGGTGCAAGCAAGCAAGCCTTTTGGAAAGCATCCCCACTTTCAATTTTCTGTAGAATAATGAAGCCCTTCCTTTTCCAAAAGGAATGAGTGGTCTTCTCCTACTTGATTAGTGTATCCAATTGTCTGATCTCTCCCAAAAGCATACCCACTTTCAAAATGCACCACTCACTCCCTATAGGTTCGAAGATGCGACCTGATCCTTTCACCTCTTCAACACACCTCACAATGAGATTGTGTTTGTTGCTTAAAGCATGGCCAAGATGACAAGAGCATCATGAAGGAAAGATCACATACAGGTAGGTTGGGTGGTGGTAGCTTGCGCCGGTGGAAAACCAAATGGACCCCCATGTCTCATGATTTCCAATCAATTAGGCACCGATGGGCTCGTGTCGGGCTCATGCAAACATGATTCATTCTTTGACTTTCTTCCTTGTTCTCTCCTCAATTCATGAGATCTCGATAGAAGGCATCAATGTCGCTGCAGTCGATTTGCATATGCTCGCCCCTCGATCGGAAACCTCGAATTAATCGACAAAATCAGCAGCTCGAAGTGCCACACTTGGGAAGGATAGGGGGAAGAggtgtttgaattttgaataagATGGTGGGGAGAAGAATGATGGTGATAGATGGTCCTCCAAAGGTTGCATAAAGGTGGTGGGAGTTGGAGAGATGAAGTCAGTCATGGCTTTTGGGGTGGGAAAGGGATCGTTAAAGAATGATGCTTTAGAGATGTGGGTTTGGTAGAGACTAGGGGAGGAAAAAAGTTCTCAAGGAAACATCATCCTTCAAAGCAATTCAACTACTACCACTTTTCTAGATGGAGGAGAACAGGGATGTTATGTGTGCAGAGAGTATAATCTTACTTCCTATAATCTtttgcttcattttttttttcgaggTCTCGTTCTTCTCTCTCCGTGGACGCTGACTTGCAGAGGGACCGGACTTACAGCGGTGTATTTATCAATTTGCTTTGGCCGTTCTTCAGAATACCTGAGTGGACATTTATGGCCCCTATGCcttgcatgttttttttttttttttttttttggcaggtTTATTATAAAATGCATGTACGAATAcatcaaataaaattaaaaaacacaAACTCACAAAGCGCCCATGGCAGCTCATCCTCTTCTGACCACAGGATGTATCTTGAGTGGTAAGCCACATAGGCAACCCTCCAGTCGGTCACCCCGTTGGCCTCtttaaatacatgcttggcctggaaggCCGCTCCCTTCCTCGTCATTATTCCAATATCTCGAATCAAGAGATGGTCCGTGCTCTCACCTCTCGGATCTCCTTGAATCCACCTGATCACCGTGGCTGAATCACCCTCCAAGATAACCGAACTAGCCTGCAGCACTTGCCTCGCATGATGAAGACCCGCCCAGAAAGTCCGCAACCCCGCCCCAGGAACTAATGTGTCGAACAACTGGCAGCCACCCTGCatgtttcttttagtgcatgcttttTGAATGTCCACAATTTTTTTCTCCATCTCAATAGACCTTTGGAATTTTCCGCCTAACTTAGGAGCAAATCAAAGTATTATTCCCTGTCATGAGGCCACTGAAACATCTTAGTTGTAGTTATTTATCTACTTGGTTGTTTACACTTCTAATAAAATTATGAGATCCACCTAATAATGCAAGACTGAATTAAAGTGTCATAAAGTGGGCTATTTGCATggtagttttcaaaacaaccaGTACTTCCATAGCTATACAGATCATACTATATGGAGGTGATCAAAaggattaaaaatatatttgtttttgcgaatttttttttttgtcgtaATAATCATCAAGGAATCTGGGAGAAGCACCAAATTTActcttttgaaattaaaataaacTATGATAATATAAATAAGTGAAACACTTTGCTGATTAAGAAGTAGCATAAGACCGCATGCCATATCAATGTGATTAACTAGATCATCTCGAGCTAATGCTTCTCTTCTATGAGGTCTATTTTGTTTGCCTGCATCCAATCAAAATGATGTCACATTAAAATTAATCTCAGAATGTATATCTCAAAACTATTTCATATCTAAATAGTCAAtaccaaaattttaaatttagcaTGCCCGGCAAGGCATCCCTAGATATTTAGCCGCTACATTTGTGGCTGTTTTATCACTAATTTATTTATCACTCCATTTGGGCATCATATTGGAACAACTCATGAATACAGCGCAAAATTACCAACATAAAATGCTAATTGGGCATTGGTCCCCAACTCCAACGCGATATATCTTATATGTTTGTTTATAAAGTGGGGAAAATATTGGTTTGGCTGGATCCATTTTTCCCATTTCTTCGAGAAAAATTGGTCAAGAAAATTAACTAATATTCATTTTTCACTCTTTTCCTTTGTATATTTCTatcaatatttatattattttaatccaagaaaacaaaaatgttGATCAAGTAAATTGAATCGGTAATATTAGGTTCGGTTGGTGGTCATGATCTGAAAGGATGTAGATAGTTACTTTTAATTATTGGAGAAATCAATAAACTTGTGAACGGATCGCTTTGTCTCCTAGGTTTTCCGCAGTCAGTTGAAGTTTATGATGGCACTAATTTCTCATGATATCTCTCCTATATATATTTGTGTTtcttttgtttcacagattCAGTTCCTTTGATTTGTAAAAGGTTAGTCACCATAACCTTTTCATGTAGTGGGTTATAATAAAAGACAAGGTGTAAATAAAATTACTTTTAAGTGTGGATATTCGCAAGATTAAGGCTGTGGTTGAGgatgttttttttcttaaaatgaaTTTAGacatttaataaattattttgaatttataattaatataaCAAGATACAACTTGGCAAATTTGATGCGGCATACGTTATGCCCCATAACCTTGATTTGCATGCGATACCTTGGAGGTTATGGTCTCAAATATTTTATTGTCAAAAAAAAGATTGATAAATTCCTTGGTCGTCATCCCACATAGAAACTGCATGAGCTCTTCTGGTCTGGTCAATgcgatgtttttcttttcttggtaaGAGCCAATGTGTCATCATCAAGTCATTTCAAGATGAAATGCTATGGgattaagaaaataatttttacctATTCAAATATAAGCAATATATCAATGTATATCTTGATAATTTCACAAGGCATACTTAATGTAGTACTCGACTTATGTTGGAcgaaaaaataataagttctaCAATAAAATTCGACCCCTCTTTTTTTGAACAACAAAAATGTATTTAGGATCATTTATTGTTTTGAGTATTAGCATACATGAAATTACTTCCTCGCATGACTAATAATGTAACAACATCACCAATTTTTACTAGAACTAGGCATATCTTGCAGGGACATTGTTGTTTTTATACTTGATGAAATTTGAATGTTGCAATaaaatctccaaaaaaaaaaaagtataattATTAATGGCATACGAATTTCGACTAAATCTATTTTAACTCTTTTGTCCTAGACTTATCACCAACATAATACTTTTGGCGTATTAGCAGAAAAGAAGTCCACATCCCTTGCAACACGCCAAGTCTCTCCTCCACTCACTCAACTTTACTCAAGTCACCAATTCATGCGCCATTACACGCGTTACCTCCTTTTGGATTCCCTTGACTCCAACCCTTTCTCCACCATAGAAACCGATAGCATTGGCCTGTGGACTGCAATAAATTCACAATGAAGTTTGCGTCGTATCTAAAAGTTCAACATGATTGAGTAAGACAAACAAATTTGCACAATATTACATCTCACCTATAAATTCATATAAAAACactaaaaaaaacatatattatttttaactaTTATCAAACCAGAACCATTCCTAATATTACCACTCACCTATAgatttctttttatatataatggCAGCCCATGAGCCGCAAAGAAAgcagtcatctatagatttctaTGTATTGATTGAGTGCAGAAGatgaataaatattttattttctaatatttttatctattaaattaattgatataattatttttttaactttttatttAGGGGCAGGGTGGTATTTTGATAAAATAGAGCAGACAAGGGGGTGGGGAGTTGGAAAAAAAGAGCTCCTTGGGCATGAAAAGCTGAGAGGGTGGCAGGTAATAAAGAACAAAAGAGGGGCACTTAACTCCAGTGCCCGCTTTAACAAAAGAAGGGGGGGTGCCCGCTTTAACAAACTGCTCGAAAGACGCGTAAAAGGGAAGGCcgggagggggaggagagcGTGCGCGCGCGTTATCGTGAGTGGTGGGACTGAGGGGAATAAGGATGATGATGGTCTCGTTGTTTTTGGCCGACTTCGGAGACTTGAAAAGGAGTGACCAAATAAGGTCATATTAccttaaaaagattaaaaaaaaaaacgaaaagagaggggagagagtGTGACATCTAACCGACTTGAAATATGATTCACTGAACGGATCTTTGGGGAACAAAAAAAATCTGATATTTCCACTCTCCTATTTGTATTCTAATTATTCAGCTTCAAATATTATGCATATTCCACCGGCTCGCGGGAGATCGAGAATTTTAGCATTTGAATCTAGCTGAATATATTCATCTACATCATGTTTTGAATTGTATTTATCCAGCTTTACTTGTGTAAAttagatttatatttgctaaAATCATATATATTGTTTTCTAAATTTATTGGAGGTATTGGTATTAAAATTGTGTGGCTTGTTTTCGATCGTCTATGTATGGATATTTTTATGGAGTCTTCGGAACGCACAAGAGGATTCGGCCGATACCAATTGGATCAGGTCGTGGGACCCAAACTGGAGTCAGTTAAACTGTCCCAACTGAAAGGCAATAAATTCATTTTCAAATTGAAAAACGAGGGTGCAGATAGCAAGATTAGCTGCTTTGGCGAACTAAATAAATCTACTTAGACTAAAATAATATTTACTATACGGCGACTGTTTGTATAAATAATTGGAGCGGGGCGACGAAGGGCAGATTGGAAGTGATAAAAGGCAAAATCCGTGCGGTGGTGCCTTTTTCCAGGCAGTGGTTGCGTGTGAAAAGCAGAtatttggagagagagagagagagaaagagagactgtGTGGTGTCTGCTGGGAAAAGGTATGGTCAATCGTCGGTCAGCACAACCATTGATAAGATTGAGAGACGGAAGGGATGGGAAAAAAGATAGATAGGGAGAAGGCCGGAGGAAAagggagataaaaaaaaaagaagctatgCATTAAAAGCAAGTGAGAGAAACTAATATAATATGTGAAGCATTTCAGATATAAACAAATCAGAAGAAGACAGCAATCTTTTAAAAGATCAAActaaaaaaacttttaaaaaaaggaaaaaggttgtgagagaaagagagagaatttgtcTCTTAGAAAGCCAACTACATGGCCCAAAAATCCTCACCATTCTCCCAAACTTATTCTCCTTCCCatctttctttatctctcttctcttcttccttccctctcccccccctctctctctctctctcttctcaaaTCCCAGTTTCGTTCTCGTCCCTAAAAATAAAGCGAGCAACATATAAGGGGAGGAAGATTCTAttcgcaccccccccccccccccccccccctccccttctcttttcTCCCCTACTTCTCTTTCCCTTTCTTCTAACATCCGTACAATCCTCCTTTGTTGAACAAAAAGAAGGCCCCTCcatttcttcttctacttcctTGGCTCCTTCCTTTCCAAATTTCTTAGAATTCCCTTCACATTTCTGGTGGTAACGGGGTACCTCCAATTTGATCATCATATCTCTTTCTCCTCCgcatctttccttctcttctctttctaaTCTTTTTGTCAGGAAAAAGAATAGagtttttaaggaaaaaaaaaagttgtgtTTTTTCTTGGTTGCCAATGTGTGTAAGCTTGGAAAGGTGAGATTTTTATTCATTAGATTAGAATtagaagagagagatagagatagaaGAGATTCGGGATGAGGGCGGGACTGAGCACAATCCAGCAGACTCTGACGCCGGAGGCGGCGAGCGTCCTGACGCACTCGATCGCGGAGGCGGCGCGGCGGAACCACGGGCAGACAACCCCTCTCCATGTGGCCGCCACCCTCCTGGCGGCCCCCTCCGGCCTACTCCGCCAGGCCTGCATCCGCTCCCATCCGAACTCCTCCCACCCTCTCCAGTGCCGCGCCCTCGAGCTCTGCTTCTCCGTCGCCCTCGACCGCCTCcccacctcctcttcctcttcctcctccaacccCAATCCCACCAGGGATAATTCCACCAATTCCAATCCTCCCACCAGTTCCTCCTCCGGCGTCACCGAGCCTCCCATCTCCAACGCCCTCCTGGCCGCCCTCAAGCGCGCCCAGGCCCACCAGCGCCGCGGCTGCCcggagcagcagcagcagccgcTCCTCGCCGTGAAGGTCGAGCTGGAGCAGCTCGTCATATCCATCCTCGACGACCCCTCCGTCAGCCGCGTCATGCGCGAGGCCAGCTTTTCCAGCACCGCCGTCAAGGCTACCATCGAGCAGTCCCTCCCCTCctcttccccctcctcctcctccgccgccgcccctTCCACCACCaattccccctccccctccgccgcctccgctcTCGGCATCAATCTGGCCTACCGCGCCCCGCCCCGGAACCTCTACATCAACCCCCGCCTCCACCAGCACCAAGCCGACGCCGCCGCTGGTGGCGGCGCAGACCTGCACCGGAGGGAGGAGGTGAACGGGGTGATGGACATACTGATGAGACCCAAGAAGAGAAACCCGGTCTTCGTCGGCGACTCCGAGCCGGACGCCGTCATGCGAGAGGTCCTGCAGAGGATCGAGTCCGGCGGCGCCCCGCCTCCCCTCCGGGCCGCCCAAGTCATCTACTTGGACAAGGAATCCACTGTGGTCCCCGACCGGTCCCAAATTCCATCGAGGATCAGAGAATTGGGTAGCTTGATCGAGGCCCGGATCGGCGGCGGCCGCAGCATGATTCTCAATCTCGGGGACCTAAAATGGCTCGTGGAGTGCCCTCCCGGCGTCGGGGCTTCCTTGGGTCCAGCACCAGCTCAGCCACAGCCGATCATCTCGGATGCGGGCCGGGCGGCGGTGGTGGAGATGGGGAGGCTTTTGAAGAGCTTCGGCGAAGCTGGCCGGCTGTGGCTCGTTGGCACCGCGTCGTGCGCCACCTACCTCCGGTGTCAGGTCTACCACCCCACGATGGAGAACGACTGGGACCTCCAGGCTGTGCCGATCGCCCCGAGGTCGCCCCTCCCCTGTATGTTCCCAAGGTgtgatttttttctcttttttttcttctcctcctcctattCTCATTGTTCCTccccctcctcatcctcttcgtcaGCCGTTTCAATAGAACTCCCTGGATTGCATTCCATTTTATTGCTTTGGTTCCACAGTTTCTATTTTTGGACCCATCCTTTAGTGAACAGTACTAGTTTCTCTGATGGCGTTAGTCGCTGCTTCCGCTGCTATTGTTTTTTTAAAAGCGAAGAGTTCCAACTGATTGCATTCTGGTCTTGGTTGAGATCGTAAGGCTCACAGTCTCGCCTCATCCGTTCAATTAGCTGCAATGCTGGTAGATCCATTGGTTTCATTTGAGACGTGAACTTTAAAAGGAAACATGGTTGCCATGAAGCTGAGCTATGGTTTTACTTGAATTGCAGGCCTGGGGGCAATGGAATCCTCAGCAGCTCTGTCGAAACTCTAGCCCCGATGAAAGGTTTCCCGGTGGTGGTGGGCGCTGCCGCCATACCTCCAAGACGACCGCCGGAAAGCGCTGACCCTTCCCGAAGGATAACCCTCTGCCCACTGTGCATGGATGGTTACGAGCGCGAGCTAGCCAAGCTTGTTGCAAAGGAGTTCGAGAAATCGTCTTCGAAACCGGATGCTCATCAGACGCTGCCTCAATGGCTCCAGCTCGCGAAGATGAGCAATGGAGGCAGCGCTAAATCCACAACCGATCATTTTCAGGTCTGAATGCTTTTTCCATCATCCCCTAATCCAATTTACGAACCGAAACTCTCGTGATTCTTAAAGCTGATTCTTTTGAACTGTGGTGGCGATCTTCTGTAGTCCAAGGAGCAAGATTCCGTGTGGAAGCAGAGCACAGAGGATCTGCTGAAGAGGTGGCGCGAGACGTGCTCCCTCCTCCACTCCAACTTCCAACCGATGCTTCTCAGCTCTGAAAGGCCTCTGCTTCCAGCCCTTTCAATGCCCGCTTTGGGCAATTCCAGTATGCTCGCTCCTCGCCCACCATCTGAACCG encodes the following:
- the LOC103701691 gene encoding LOW QUALITY PROTEIN: protein SMAX1-like (The sequence of the model RefSeq protein was modified relative to this genomic sequence to represent the inferred CDS: deleted 2 bases in 1 codon), which codes for MRAGLSTIQQTLTPEAASVLTHSIAEAARRNHGQTTPLHVAATLLAAPSGLLRQACIRSHPNSSHPLQCRALELCFSVALDRLPTSSSSSSSNPNPTRDNSTNSNPPTSSSSGVTEPPISNALLAALKRAQAHQRRGCPEQQQQPLLAVKVELEQLVISILDDPSVSRVMREASFSSTAVKATIEQSLPSSSPSSSSAAAPSTTNSPSPSAASALGINLAYRAPPRNLYINPRLHQHQADAAAGGGADLHRREEVNGVMDILMRPKKRNPVFVGDSEPDAVMREVLQRIESGGAPPPLRAAQVIYLDKESTVVPDRSQIPSRIRELGSLIEARIGGGRSMILNLGDLKWLVECPPGVGASLGPAPAQPQPIISDAGRAAVVEMGRLLKSFGEAGRLWLVGTASCATYLRCQVYHPTMENDWDLQAVPIAPRSPLPCMFPRPGGNGILSSSVETLAPMKGFPVVVGAAAIPPRRPPESADPSRRITLCPLCMDGYERELAKLVAKEFEKSSSKPDAHQTLPQWLQLAKMSNGGSAKSTTDHFQSKEQDSVWKQSTEDLLKRWRETCSLLHSNFQPMLLSSERPLLPALSMPALGNSSMLAPRPPSEPKLTLSRSLPPLQVNSNQGNIAPTTLPEQSTSSPGSPVRTDLVLGHLKSPKDDNSLEKTHKELAEESAGCMQDGFSDLQRAKIAGISDMDTFKRLFRGLTDKVSWQPEAASTVATVVMRCKSGNGRRRSLGPKGDTWLLFIGPDKVGKRKMATAVSELVFGTSPVTVNFSGIPRSDGDDRESTANSRGRTSLDRVVEAIRRNPFSVVVLEDIDRADGLVHGSIKRAMERGRLPDSYGREVSLGSVIFILTADWLPEELRTSTDSILQSEQKRLDSANRRWQLELSIGDSPRKRRADWLCDDDQTVKPRKEPSGGAGLSLDLNLVAGADNDVGEGSRNSSDLTVEHEIEKRRLAVKCSTSSSAASELMDLVDDAVVFKPVDSSNLRRKVFESVSAKFAAVVGGGRSILIDDDARSLDRIVGGL